In one window of Streptomyces roseofulvus DNA:
- a CDS encoding type 1 glutamine amidotransferase domain-containing protein — MSKILFVLTGADHWTLADGTEHPTGFWAEEAAAPYEAFTAAGHEVVVATPGGVVPTVDRGSLAPEANGGPEGAARVAATLDAFAQLRTPIRLEDVDLAEYDAVFYPGGHGPMEDLAVNADSGRLLIDALGSGKPLAVVCHGPAALLAAVGEDGTNAFAGYRVAAFTDAEETQAGLADRAKWLLETRLREEGVDVQAGEPWTPHVVVDRNLITGQNPASSAPLATEVLKRLS; from the coding sequence ATGTCGAAGATCCTTTTCGTGCTGACCGGCGCCGACCACTGGACCCTCGCCGACGGCACCGAGCACCCCACCGGCTTCTGGGCCGAGGAGGCCGCCGCGCCCTACGAGGCGTTCACCGCCGCCGGCCACGAGGTCGTCGTCGCCACCCCCGGCGGCGTCGTCCCCACCGTCGACCGGGGCAGCCTCGCCCCCGAGGCCAACGGCGGCCCCGAGGGCGCCGCCCGGGTGGCCGCCACCCTCGACGCCTTCGCCCAGCTCCGCACCCCGATCCGCCTGGAGGACGTCGACCTCGCCGAGTACGACGCCGTCTTCTACCCCGGCGGCCACGGCCCCATGGAGGACCTCGCCGTGAACGCCGACTCCGGGCGCCTGCTGATCGACGCGCTCGGCTCCGGCAAGCCGCTCGCCGTCGTCTGCCACGGTCCGGCCGCCCTGCTCGCCGCCGTGGGCGAGGACGGCACGAACGCCTTCGCCGGCTACCGCGTCGCCGCGTTCACCGACGCCGAGGAGACCCAGGCGGGCCTCGCCGACCGGGCGAAGTGGCTCCTGGAGACGCGGCTCCGCGAGGAGGGCGTCGACGTCCAGGCGGGCGAGCCGTGGACCCCGCACGTCGTCGTCGACCGCAACCTGATCACCGGCCAGAACCCGGCCTCCTCCGCCCCGCTGGCGACCGAGGTCCTCAAGCGCCTCTCCTGA
- a CDS encoding ROK family transcriptional regulator, translating into MNQPTEPKADKAGVRRHNLSLVLRTVHDAGETTRAAVAARVGLTRPAVSSLVEQLLDLGFLVESGKTFSGQAGRPGTVLKPAGTGPAGLGVEINVAYVSVCLVDLTGTDRIRRTVRVDNRAAAPEVLDRAARVAAEALSEAEALGLSPAGAALALPGLISGGTVRQAPNLGWHDTPAERLFGDALAALRPGAHGLPVASDNEANMAALAELRFGAAGTPRTFLHLTGETGVGGAVVVHGELLRGAHGFAGEIGHLVVDAEGPRCRCGSRGCLEQYAGQAALLGATGAADVDDLAARAERADPRALAALAEAGRMLGRALSGAVNLLDPEAVVLGGIYPRLMPWLAPAVTAELAERVVSGLWPADALRLRAASPATDAARGAAALVLHDVLADPLAHTR; encoded by the coding sequence ATGAACCAGCCCACGGAACCCAAGGCCGACAAGGCGGGGGTGCGCCGGCACAACCTGAGCCTCGTCCTCAGGACCGTCCACGACGCCGGCGAGACCACCCGGGCCGCCGTCGCCGCCCGCGTCGGACTCACCCGGCCCGCCGTCTCCTCCCTCGTGGAACAACTCCTCGACCTCGGGTTCCTGGTCGAGTCCGGCAAGACCTTCAGCGGCCAGGCGGGCCGCCCCGGCACCGTCCTCAAGCCGGCCGGGACCGGCCCGGCCGGCCTCGGCGTCGAGATCAACGTCGCCTACGTCTCCGTCTGCCTGGTGGACCTCACCGGCACCGACCGGATCCGCCGCACCGTCCGCGTCGACAACCGCGCCGCCGCCCCCGAGGTCCTCGACCGCGCCGCCCGCGTCGCCGCAGAGGCGCTCTCGGAGGCCGAGGCGCTCGGTCTGAGCCCGGCCGGAGCCGCCCTCGCCCTGCCCGGCCTGATCTCCGGCGGCACCGTCCGCCAGGCCCCCAACCTCGGCTGGCACGACACCCCCGCCGAGCGCCTCTTCGGCGACGCCCTCGCCGCCCTCCGCCCCGGCGCCCACGGGCTCCCGGTCGCCTCCGACAACGAGGCGAACATGGCGGCCCTCGCCGAACTCCGCTTCGGCGCCGCCGGCACGCCCCGCACCTTCCTCCACCTCACCGGCGAGACCGGCGTCGGCGGCGCCGTCGTCGTCCACGGCGAACTCCTGCGCGGCGCCCACGGCTTCGCGGGGGAGATCGGTCACCTCGTCGTCGACGCCGAGGGGCCCCGCTGCCGCTGCGGTTCCCGCGGCTGCCTGGAGCAGTACGCCGGTCAGGCCGCGCTGCTGGGCGCGACGGGCGCCGCGGACGTCGACGACCTCGCCGCCCGCGCCGAGCGCGCCGACCCGCGGGCGCTCGCGGCCCTCGCCGAGGCCGGCCGGATGCTCGGCCGCGCCCTCTCCGGTGCGGTCAACCTCCTCGACCCCGAGGCCGTCGTCCTCGGCGGGATCTACCCCCGGCTGATGCCCTGGCTGGCCCCGGCCGTCACCGCCGAACTCGCCGAACGGGTCGTCTCCGGCCTCTGGCCCGCCGACGCCCTCCGCCTGCGGGCCGCCTCCCCGGCCACCGACGCGGCCCGGGGCGCCGCCGCCCTCGTCCTCCACGACGTCCTCGCCGACCCGCTCGCCCACACCCGCTGA
- a CDS encoding S66 peptidase family protein, with protein MPDIVIPPKPRPGDRVAVLSPAAGLPEVLPLPFEWGLRRLSEEYGLVPVEYPTTRKLGASAEDRAADLHAAFADPTVKAIVASIGGDDQITLLPHVDAALIRANPKPFFGFSDNTNLLMRLWNLGVVGYHGASVMTQFGRPGAVHPVTDASVRAALFGSGPYDLPDPTETNDVERPWEDPRTFDSAPVMEPAGPWHWHRADRVVEGRSWGGCLETVAQLLMAGGEIAEPEAYEGGVLFLETSELLPSADEVFRILRAMGERGLLARFPALLMGRACAWSFDSPHDPAARAAYRESQRAAVLRALDAYAPDTLAVFDVDLGHTDPQVVIPYGGTIRVDGPARRITVTY; from the coding sequence ATGCCGGACATCGTCATTCCCCCCAAGCCGCGCCCCGGCGACCGGGTCGCCGTCCTCTCGCCCGCCGCCGGGCTGCCCGAAGTGCTGCCGCTGCCCTTCGAGTGGGGGCTGCGGCGCCTGTCGGAGGAGTACGGGCTCGTGCCCGTCGAGTACCCGACCACGCGCAAGCTCGGCGCCTCGGCCGAGGACCGGGCCGCCGACCTGCACGCGGCCTTCGCCGATCCCACCGTGAAGGCGATCGTCGCCAGCATCGGCGGCGACGACCAGATCACCCTTCTCCCGCACGTCGACGCCGCGTTGATCCGTGCGAACCCGAAGCCGTTCTTCGGGTTCAGCGACAACACCAACCTGCTGATGCGGCTGTGGAACCTCGGCGTCGTCGGCTACCACGGGGCCTCCGTGATGACGCAGTTCGGCCGCCCCGGCGCCGTCCACCCCGTCACCGACGCCTCGGTCCGGGCCGCGCTCTTCGGCTCGGGACCGTACGACCTGCCGGACCCGACCGAGACCAACGACGTCGAGCGTCCCTGGGAGGACCCCCGCACCTTCGACTCCGCGCCCGTCATGGAGCCCGCCGGGCCCTGGCACTGGCACCGGGCCGACCGGGTGGTCGAGGGCCGCTCCTGGGGCGGCTGCCTGGAGACCGTCGCCCAACTCCTCATGGCGGGCGGCGAGATCGCGGAGCCGGAGGCGTACGAGGGCGGGGTGCTGTTCCTGGAGACCTCGGAGCTGCTGCCCTCCGCCGACGAGGTCTTCCGGATCCTGCGGGCGATGGGGGAGCGGGGCCTGCTCGCCCGCTTCCCCGCGCTCCTCATGGGCCGGGCCTGCGCCTGGTCCTTCGACTCCCCCCACGACCCGGCCGCCCGGGCCGCCTACCGGGAGTCCCAGCGCGCCGCCGTGCTCCGCGCGCTGGACGCCTACGCCCCCGACACCCTGGCCGTCTTCGACGTGGACCTCGGGCACACCGACCCGCAGGTGGTGATCCCGTACGGCGGCACGATCCGTGTGGACGGCCCCGCCCGCCGCATCACGGTCACGTACTGA
- a CDS encoding LysR family transcriptional regulator translates to MDDRNSDGSPGIPAGPGPGPAGPPDLNLLRTFLAVYRAGAFTAGARVLGLSQPTVTAQIRALEGRLGRELFERLPRGVAPTPFADDLAARVMGPLDALSAAAGAAAGAPGEEGPAEPVHLAGPAEYLSHAVLPTLAPLVERGVRLRIAFGLTDGLLDELRAGRHDLVVSTVRPRGRSLAWLPLDDEEFVLVAAPVWAERIGGRIAEEGPAALHGVPLVAYAEDLPILRRYWRHVFGRRLTAVPAVTVPDLRAVRAAVAGGAGVSVLPRYLCAAELASGALVPLHLPEDPPINTGFLVQRPGPPAPPHVALVRDHLVRRGREAG, encoded by the coding sequence GTGGACGATAGGAATTCCGATGGATCACCGGGAATACCGGCGGGGCCCGGACCGGGGCCGGCCGGGCCGCCGGACCTGAATCTGCTGCGGACCTTCCTCGCCGTGTACCGCGCCGGGGCCTTCACCGCCGGCGCCCGGGTGCTGGGCCTGTCGCAGCCCACGGTGACCGCGCAGATCCGGGCCCTGGAGGGCCGGCTCGGGCGGGAGCTGTTCGAGCGGCTGCCGCGCGGGGTGGCGCCGACGCCGTTCGCGGACGATCTGGCGGCGCGGGTGATGGGCCCGCTGGACGCGCTGAGCGCCGCCGCCGGCGCGGCGGCCGGGGCGCCGGGCGAGGAGGGCCCGGCGGAGCCGGTCCACCTGGCTGGCCCGGCCGAGTACCTGTCGCACGCCGTGCTGCCGACGCTGGCGCCGCTGGTGGAGCGGGGCGTGCGGCTGCGGATCGCCTTCGGCCTGACGGACGGCCTGCTGGACGAGCTCCGCGCGGGCCGGCACGACCTGGTGGTGTCGACGGTACGGCCCCGGGGCCGCAGCCTCGCCTGGCTGCCGCTCGACGACGAGGAGTTCGTCCTGGTGGCCGCGCCGGTGTGGGCCGAGCGGATCGGCGGCCGGATCGCCGAGGAGGGCCCGGCCGCGCTGCACGGCGTACCGCTCGTGGCGTACGCCGAGGACCTGCCGATTCTGCGCCGGTACTGGCGCCACGTCTTCGGCCGGCGTCTGACGGCCGTGCCCGCGGTGACCGTCCCGGACCTGCGGGCGGTCCGGGCGGCGGTGGCGGGCGGTGCCGGGGTGAGCGTCCTGCCCCGCTACCTGTGCGCCGCGGAGCTGGCCTCGGGCGCCCTCGTCCCGCTGCACCTGCCGGAGGACCCGCCGATCAACACGGGCTTCCTGGTGCAGCGCCCCGGCCCGCCGGCCCCACCGCACGTGGCGCTGGTGCGGGACCACCTGGTCCGGCGGGGGCGGGAGGCGGGATAG